One Mycolicibacterium crocinum DNA window includes the following coding sequences:
- a CDS encoding mechanosensitive ion channel domain-containing protein, translated as MANVFSSAWFYWAVGIAFGLPLGLVALTEWQHALQRKQGALLRPVTILRNYLLPLIALLLLMLEANQIPPHATSVRVVATLAAFVVLVLMLSGINAALFQSAPDGSWRKRMPSIFLDVLRFVLIAVGVAMIFAYIWGANVKGLFTALGITSIVVGLTLQNSVGQIISGLLMLFEQPFKLGDWIQTPQAKGRVVEVNWRATHLETGTGLQITPNSVLASASFTNLSRPEGQHTCEVDVVFAHDDPPDRVCDMLTRAAAELPQCDPDRAPKTVPIGGMEYRTKIPLKSPAEDGKAKATFRRWIWYAARREGLHLDETDDEFSTPERVSEGFNKVVGPVLKLRRDEHEDLVEHARIERYGDGERMQRAGEVPSGMMFVLSGTVQMNAHLEDGSQVMAWTQDEGSFLGQSTLTRQPVLGSAYAVGEVAVVYLPRDTVADLVQRNPLLLQELGRTIEERREHVLRAVDQATDVDID; from the coding sequence ATGGCCAACGTGTTCTCCTCGGCATGGTTCTACTGGGCGGTCGGCATCGCTTTCGGCCTTCCGCTGGGATTGGTGGCGCTGACCGAGTGGCAGCACGCACTGCAACGCAAGCAGGGCGCTTTGCTGCGGCCCGTGACGATTCTGCGCAACTACCTTCTTCCGCTCATCGCACTGCTGCTGTTGATGCTGGAGGCCAATCAGATTCCGCCGCACGCCACATCGGTGCGGGTCGTCGCGACCCTTGCTGCGTTCGTGGTTCTGGTGCTGATGCTCTCAGGCATCAATGCGGCGCTGTTCCAGAGCGCACCGGACGGGTCCTGGCGTAAGCGGATGCCGTCGATCTTCCTCGACGTTCTGCGTTTCGTCCTGATCGCGGTCGGGGTGGCGATGATCTTCGCCTACATCTGGGGCGCCAACGTCAAGGGTCTGTTCACCGCGCTGGGCATTACCTCGATCGTCGTCGGCCTGACTCTGCAGAATTCGGTCGGCCAGATCATTTCCGGGCTGCTGATGCTCTTCGAGCAGCCGTTCAAACTGGGGGATTGGATCCAGACCCCGCAGGCCAAAGGCCGTGTCGTCGAGGTGAACTGGCGCGCCACACATCTCGAGACGGGGACCGGTCTGCAGATCACCCCGAACTCCGTGCTCGCCAGCGCATCGTTCACCAACCTCAGTCGCCCCGAAGGCCAGCACACGTGCGAGGTGGACGTCGTCTTCGCCCACGACGATCCGCCAGACCGGGTGTGCGACATGCTCACTCGCGCGGCAGCCGAGCTGCCCCAATGCGATCCGGACCGCGCGCCCAAGACGGTCCCGATCGGCGGTATGGAGTACCGCACGAAAATTCCGCTGAAGTCACCCGCGGAGGACGGAAAGGCCAAAGCCACATTCCGGCGCTGGATCTGGTATGCCGCCCGGCGCGAAGGGCTGCACCTCGACGAGACCGACGACGAATTCTCCACTCCAGAGAGAGTTTCCGAAGGCTTCAACAAGGTCGTCGGTCCGGTCTTGAAGTTGCGCCGCGACGAGCACGAGGATTTGGTCGAGCACGCCAGGATCGAGCGCTACGGTGACGGCGAACGCATGCAGCGCGCCGGTGAGGTTCCGAGCGGGATGATGTTCGTCCTGTCGGGCACCGTGCAGATGAACGCGCATCTCGAAGATGGTTCGCAAGTGATGGCCTGGACCCAGGACGAGGGCTCGTTCCTCGGCCAGTCCACGCTGACCCGGCAGCCCGTGCTCGGAAGCGCCTACGCGGTCGGCGAGGTCGCGGTGGTGTACCTACCTCGCGACACGGTCGCCGACCTGGTGCAGCGCAATCCGCTGCTGCTGCAAGAACTGGGCCGGACGATCGAGGAACGCCGCGAACACGTGCTGCGAGCGGTCGACCAGGCCACTGACGTCGATATCGATTGA